Proteins co-encoded in one Nitratireductor kimnyeongensis genomic window:
- the pheT gene encoding phenylalanine--tRNA ligase subunit beta, translating to MKFTLSWLKEHLETDATLDEIVEKLTMIGLEVEEVDDKASLKPFVIAKVLTAEQHPDADRLRVLSVDTGDGKPVQVVCGAPNARAGLVGAFAAPGTYVPGIDVTLSVGKIRGVESHGMMCSERELQMSDEHDGIIDLPEGAPVGTSFASWAKLDDPVIEIGLTPNRPDCTSVHGIARDLAAAGLGTLKDAPIAAVAGKGACPVDLTIEAPELCPGFALRLVRGVKNGSSPKWMQQRLTAIGLRPINALVDITNYMTFDRGRPLHVFDAAKVKGNLSVRRARDGETVLALDEREYKLTPEMCVIADENGVESIAGIMGGEHSGCDENTTDVLIESALWDAMNIARTGRDLGIITDARYRFERGVDPEMMEPGLELATQLVLDLCGGEPTESRIVGYKGYEPRSITFPVSEVKRLTGLEVSGTESKDILNRLGFSSTGDGDVLVVSVPPWRPDIDGKADLVEEVMRIHGVNEIAPAPLPSHGAVNGQILTVLQNRTRQARRALAVRGMLEAVTWTFIDEAQAKLFGGGDASLRLSNPIAASMSDMRPSLLPGLIAAAQRNAARGYGDVALFEVSSTYENDSYEGQRRVAGGIRRGTAVMDGAGRHWSGNSTSVGVFDAKADALAALEAAGAPVDKLQIVAEAPAWYHPGRSGTIRLGPKIVLATFGEIHPRTLEALDASGPICGFEVFLDAIPEPKAKATRTKPRLELSPFQLVRRDFAFVVDKAVEAATIERAAAAADKKLVTGVRVFDIFEGPSLGEDKKSVAIEVSIQPREKTLTDEELEAIAGRVVANVGKQTGGTLRG from the coding sequence ATGAAATTCACGCTCTCCTGGCTCAAGGAGCACCTTGAGACTGACGCCACGCTCGACGAGATTGTCGAAAAGCTCACCATGATCGGCCTCGAGGTCGAAGAGGTGGACGACAAGGCATCGCTGAAACCCTTCGTGATCGCCAAGGTTCTGACCGCCGAGCAGCATCCCGATGCCGACCGGCTGCGTGTGCTCTCCGTCGACACGGGCGACGGCAAGCCGGTTCAGGTGGTGTGCGGTGCGCCCAATGCGCGGGCCGGTCTCGTCGGTGCCTTTGCCGCGCCCGGAACCTATGTGCCCGGCATCGACGTCACACTCTCGGTCGGCAAGATCCGCGGCGTGGAAAGCCATGGCATGATGTGCTCGGAACGCGAATTGCAGATGTCGGACGAGCATGACGGCATTATCGACCTGCCCGAAGGCGCGCCCGTGGGCACGTCATTCGCAAGCTGGGCGAAGCTCGACGATCCGGTGATCGAGATCGGCCTGACGCCGAACCGGCCGGACTGCACCAGCGTCCATGGCATTGCGCGCGATCTGGCAGCGGCGGGCCTTGGCACGCTGAAGGACGCACCCATCGCCGCGGTGGCGGGAAAGGGTGCCTGCCCTGTCGACCTGACCATCGAAGCGCCGGAGCTTTGCCCCGGTTTCGCGCTGCGGCTCGTGCGCGGCGTGAAGAACGGTTCCTCGCCCAAATGGATGCAGCAGCGCCTGACGGCCATCGGCCTGCGTCCCATCAACGCGCTGGTCGACATCACCAATTACATGACCTTCGACCGTGGGCGCCCGCTGCATGTGTTTGATGCGGCGAAGGTGAAAGGCAATCTCTCCGTGCGCCGCGCGAGGGACGGCGAGACCGTGCTGGCGCTCGACGAGCGCGAATACAAGCTGACGCCGGAAATGTGCGTCATCGCCGACGAAAACGGCGTTGAATCCATCGCCGGCATCATGGGCGGGGAGCATTCGGGCTGCGATGAGAACACCACGGATGTGCTGATCGAATCCGCCCTGTGGGACGCGATGAACATTGCCCGCACGGGCCGCGATCTCGGCATCATCACCGATGCGCGCTATCGCTTCGAGCGTGGCGTCGACCCGGAGATGATGGAACCCGGCCTGGAGCTTGCCACGCAGCTCGTTCTCGACCTGTGCGGCGGCGAGCCGACGGAAAGCCGCATTGTCGGATACAAAGGCTATGAGCCCCGCAGCATCACCTTCCCGGTGAGCGAGGTGAAGCGCCTGACCGGCCTTGAGGTTTCAGGCACTGAGAGCAAAGACATTCTCAACCGCCTTGGTTTCTCCTCCACCGGCGATGGCGATGTGCTGGTTGTGTCTGTGCCGCCCTGGCGTCCGGACATCGACGGCAAGGCCGATCTGGTGGAAGAGGTGATGCGCATTCACGGCGTGAACGAAATCGCGCCCGCGCCCCTGCCCTCCCATGGCGCGGTCAATGGCCAGATCCTCACCGTTCTGCAAAATCGCACCCGCCAGGCGCGCCGCGCGCTGGCCGTGCGCGGCATGTTGGAGGCGGTCACCTGGACCTTCATCGACGAGGCGCAGGCAAAGCTGTTCGGCGGTGGCGATGCGTCGCTAAGGCTGTCCAACCCCATTGCCGCCTCCATGTCGGACATGCGCCCCTCGCTTCTCCCGGGCCTCATCGCAGCCGCCCAGCGCAACGCCGCGCGCGGCTATGGCGATGTGGCGCTGTTCGAGGTGTCGAGCACCTATGAGAATGACAGCTATGAAGGCCAGCGCCGTGTGGCCGGCGGCATTCGCCGAGGCACTGCGGTGATGGACGGTGCCGGGCGCCACTGGTCGGGCAACAGCACCTCTGTCGGCGTGTTCGATGCCAAGGCCGATGCGCTGGCAGCTCTTGAGGCGGCCGGTGCGCCGGTGGACAAGCTGCAGATCGTGGCGGAGGCCCCCGCATGGTATCACCCCGGCCGCTCGGGAACGATCCGTCTTGGGCCGAAAATCGTGCTCGCCACATTCGGCGAAATTCACCCCCGCACGCTGGAAGCGCTGGATGCTTCCGGTCCGATCTGCGGTTTCGAGGTTTTTCTCGACGCGATCCCGGAGCCGAAGGCCAAGGCAACACGCACCAAGCCGCGTCTCGAGCTTTCGCCCTTCCAGCTCGTGCGCCGCGACTTTGCGTTCGTTGTCGATAAGGCTGTGGAAGCTGCAACCATCGAGCGCGCGGCAGCAGCGGCCGACAAGAAGCTTGTCACCGGTGTGCGCGTGTTCGACATTTTCGAAGGCCCCTCGCTCGGTGAAGACAAGAAGTCCGTCGCCATCGAAGTCTCGATCCAGCCGCGCGAAAAGACGCTGACGGATGAAGAGCTTGAAGCCATCGCCGGCCGCGTCGTCGCCAATGTCGGCAAGCAGACCGGCGGCACGCTGCGGGGGTAG
- the rhuM gene encoding RhuM family protein — translation MTADEPVHLVEDAETGDRFLIYDGEKGLRLDIRYEGETLWMTQEQIARLFGRDISVISRHISNVIAEGELEQESNLQKMQIARSTKPVTLYSLDMIISVGYRVSSAQATLFRRWATGILVQFARSGFVVDSARLKQERDRIAELREIIRDIRSDEANVYRELQAICALCQDYDGSTARAQSFFQKTQAKLIHAVVSQTPSEVVMARADHRLENMGLQSWPGDTIRKRDVTVSKNYLAEAEISELNRLTTILLDIFDDQAKVGRLVVMEDAMRLLDQQLANLGRAVLRSGGSVSADAAKDHARAEFERFSEQQKIERHKKADEHIAALVREEKRLPKGRR, via the coding sequence ATGACAGCGGATGAACCCGTCCATCTCGTGGAAGATGCAGAAACTGGAGACCGGTTTCTGATCTACGATGGTGAAAAGGGCCTGCGGCTCGACATTCGCTATGAGGGCGAAACGCTCTGGATGACGCAGGAACAGATTGCGCGGCTTTTCGGGCGTGATATCTCGGTTATATCCCGGCACATTTCGAATGTGATCGCCGAGGGGGAACTGGAGCAGGAGAGCAATTTGCAAAAAATGCAAATTGCTCGGTCGACGAAACCAGTCACGCTCTACAGCCTCGACATGATCATTTCGGTTGGCTACCGCGTCTCCTCCGCGCAAGCGACCCTTTTCCGGCGCTGGGCAACCGGGATTCTGGTTCAGTTTGCGCGCAGCGGCTTTGTGGTGGATTCAGCGCGCCTCAAGCAGGAGCGCGACCGCATCGCCGAATTGCGGGAGATCATCCGCGACATTCGCTCTGATGAGGCCAATGTCTATCGTGAACTGCAAGCCATCTGCGCTCTCTGCCAGGACTATGACGGCAGCACCGCCAGGGCGCAGAGCTTCTTCCAGAAAACGCAGGCCAAGCTGATCCATGCGGTTGTTTCGCAGACACCCTCGGAAGTGGTGATGGCACGCGCTGATCATCGCCTCGAGAATATGGGGCTGCAAAGCTGGCCCGGCGACACGATCCGCAAGCGGGACGTGACTGTCTCAAAGAATTACCTCGCCGAGGCCGAAATCAGCGAGCTCAACCGCCTGACCACCATTCTCCTCGATATTTTCGATGATCAGGCCAAGGTGGGCCGATTGGTTGTCATGGAGGATGCAATGCGGCTTCTCGACCAGCAGCTCGCAAACCTTGGCCGGGCCGTCCTGCGATCGGGTGGCAGTGTGAGCGCGGACGCTGCAAAGGATCATGCGCGCGCGGAATTCGAGCGGTTCTCCGAACAGCAAAAGATCGAGCGCCACAAAAAAGCGGACGAGCACATCGCTGCGCTCGTCCGCGAAGAGAAACGGCTTCCGAAAGGGCGCCGCTGA